Proteins encoded within one genomic window of Brassica rapa cultivar Chiifu-401-42 chromosome A09, CAAS_Brap_v3.01, whole genome shotgun sequence:
- the LOC103839202 gene encoding uncharacterized protein LOC103839202 isoform X2 encodes MQELHEAAIAYYNNGSTDQQTLAWQFFCSMDGDGNGRVSFREYTDFLCRTTGFAWVHSEMFQELDRNRDGQLDFWEVLTLYYVARTRTIGCRTCLQPLIGLYFTCVTCFESQCVGDTFDLCVNCYMRRNYNHPHRVFLDSFVLLRSKRSHPPMLQEPPGDQNMPEQHPGMMGWCTALSAMEAAFAVGSFAGFCTIM; translated from the exons ATGCAAGAGCTTCATGAAGCGGCAATTGCTTATTACAACAACGGCTCCACGGATCAACAGACTTTGGCATGGCAGTTTTTCTGTTCAATGGACGGTGACGGTAATGGCCGTGTCAGCTTTCGAGAGTATACCGACTTCTTGTGTAGAACCACCGGTTTCGCTTGGGTCCATAGCGAGATGTTTCAGGAGCTCGACCGGAATAGAGACGGCCAGCTTGACTTCTGGGAGGTCTTGACGCTTTACTATGTGGCTCGGACGCGGACCATTGGCTGCCGCACGTGCCTCCAGCCTCTCATTGGTTTGTACTTTACGTGTGTAACGTGCTTTGAATCGCAATGTGTTGGCGACACGTTTGATCTCTGCGTCAACTGTTATATGCGGCGGAATTATAATCATCCGCATCGTGTCTTCCTGGatagttttgttttattacGATCTAAGCGTAGCCACCCTCCTATG TTGCAGGAGCCGCCTGGCGACCAAAACATGCCCGAACAACATCCTGGGATG ATGGGATGGTGCACCGCGTTGTCAGCAATGGAAGCTGCATTTGCTGTGGGATCTTTTGCTGGCTTTTGCACTATTATGTAA
- the LOC103839202 gene encoding uncharacterized protein LOC103839202 isoform X1 — protein MQELHEAAIAYYNNGSTDQQTLAWQFFCSMDGDGNGRVSFREYTDFLCRTTGFAWVHSEMFQELDRNRDGQLDFWEVLTLYYVARTRTIGCRTCLQPLIGLYFTCVTCFESQCVGDTFDLCVNCYMRRNYNHPHRVFLDSFVLLRSKRSHPPMLQEPPGDQNMPEQHPGMFQMGWCTALSAMEAAFAVGSFAGFCTIM, from the exons ATGCAAGAGCTTCATGAAGCGGCAATTGCTTATTACAACAACGGCTCCACGGATCAACAGACTTTGGCATGGCAGTTTTTCTGTTCAATGGACGGTGACGGTAATGGCCGTGTCAGCTTTCGAGAGTATACCGACTTCTTGTGTAGAACCACCGGTTTCGCTTGGGTCCATAGCGAGATGTTTCAGGAGCTCGACCGGAATAGAGACGGCCAGCTTGACTTCTGGGAGGTCTTGACGCTTTACTATGTGGCTCGGACGCGGACCATTGGCTGCCGCACGTGCCTCCAGCCTCTCATTGGTTTGTACTTTACGTGTGTAACGTGCTTTGAATCGCAATGTGTTGGCGACACGTTTGATCTCTGCGTCAACTGTTATATGCGGCGGAATTATAATCATCCGCATCGTGTCTTCCTGGatagttttgttttattacGATCTAAGCGTAGCCACCCTCCTATG TTGCAGGAGCCGCCTGGCGACCAAAACATGCCCGAACAACATCCTGGGATG TTTCAGATGGGATGGTGCACCGCGTTGTCAGCAATGGAAGCTGCATTTGCTGTGGGATCTTTTGCTGGCTTTTGCACTATTATGTAA
- the LOC103839202 gene encoding uncharacterized protein LOC103839202 isoform X4 produces MQELHEAAIAYYNNGSTDQQTLAWQFFCSMDGDGNGRVSFREYTDFLCRTTGFAWVHSEMFQELDRNRDGQLDFWEVLTLYYVARTRTIGCRTCLQPLIGLYFTCVTCFESQCVGDTFDLCVNCYMRRNYNHPHRVFLDSFVLLRSKRSHPPMEPPGDQNMPEQHPGMMGWCTALSAMEAAFAVGSFAGFCTIM; encoded by the exons ATGCAAGAGCTTCATGAAGCGGCAATTGCTTATTACAACAACGGCTCCACGGATCAACAGACTTTGGCATGGCAGTTTTTCTGTTCAATGGACGGTGACGGTAATGGCCGTGTCAGCTTTCGAGAGTATACCGACTTCTTGTGTAGAACCACCGGTTTCGCTTGGGTCCATAGCGAGATGTTTCAGGAGCTCGACCGGAATAGAGACGGCCAGCTTGACTTCTGGGAGGTCTTGACGCTTTACTATGTGGCTCGGACGCGGACCATTGGCTGCCGCACGTGCCTCCAGCCTCTCATTGGTTTGTACTTTACGTGTGTAACGTGCTTTGAATCGCAATGTGTTGGCGACACGTTTGATCTCTGCGTCAACTGTTATATGCGGCGGAATTATAATCATCCGCATCGTGTCTTCCTGGatagttttgttttattacGATCTAAGCGTAGCCACCCTCCTATG GAGCCGCCTGGCGACCAAAACATGCCCGAACAACATCCTGGGATG ATGGGATGGTGCACCGCGTTGTCAGCAATGGAAGCTGCATTTGCTGTGGGATCTTTTGCTGGCTTTTGCACTATTATGTAA
- the LOC103839202 gene encoding uncharacterized protein LOC103839202 isoform X3, whose product MQELHEAAIAYYNNGSTDQQTLAWQFFCSMDGDGNGRVSFREYTDFLCRTTGFAWVHSEMFQELDRNRDGQLDFWEVLTLYYVARTRTIGCRTCLQPLIGLYFTCVTCFESQCVGDTFDLCVNCYMRRNYNHPHRVFLDSFVLLRSKRSHPPMEPPGDQNMPEQHPGMFQMGWCTALSAMEAAFAVGSFAGFCTIM is encoded by the exons ATGCAAGAGCTTCATGAAGCGGCAATTGCTTATTACAACAACGGCTCCACGGATCAACAGACTTTGGCATGGCAGTTTTTCTGTTCAATGGACGGTGACGGTAATGGCCGTGTCAGCTTTCGAGAGTATACCGACTTCTTGTGTAGAACCACCGGTTTCGCTTGGGTCCATAGCGAGATGTTTCAGGAGCTCGACCGGAATAGAGACGGCCAGCTTGACTTCTGGGAGGTCTTGACGCTTTACTATGTGGCTCGGACGCGGACCATTGGCTGCCGCACGTGCCTCCAGCCTCTCATTGGTTTGTACTTTACGTGTGTAACGTGCTTTGAATCGCAATGTGTTGGCGACACGTTTGATCTCTGCGTCAACTGTTATATGCGGCGGAATTATAATCATCCGCATCGTGTCTTCCTGGatagttttgttttattacGATCTAAGCGTAGCCACCCTCCTATG GAGCCGCCTGGCGACCAAAACATGCCCGAACAACATCCTGGGATG TTTCAGATGGGATGGTGCACCGCGTTGTCAGCAATGGAAGCTGCATTTGCTGTGGGATCTTTTGCTGGCTTTTGCACTATTATGTAA
- the LOC103839202 gene encoding uncharacterized protein LOC103839202 isoform X5 produces MQELHEAAIAYYNNGSTDQQTLAWQFFCSMDGDGNGRVSFREYTDFLCRTTGFAWVHSEMFQELDRNRDGQLDFWEVLTLYYVARTRTIGCRTCLQPLIGLYFTCVTCFESQCVGDTFDLCVNCYMRRNYNHPHRVFLDSFVLLRSKRSHPPMFQMGWCTALSAMEAAFAVGSFAGFCTIM; encoded by the exons ATGCAAGAGCTTCATGAAGCGGCAATTGCTTATTACAACAACGGCTCCACGGATCAACAGACTTTGGCATGGCAGTTTTTCTGTTCAATGGACGGTGACGGTAATGGCCGTGTCAGCTTTCGAGAGTATACCGACTTCTTGTGTAGAACCACCGGTTTCGCTTGGGTCCATAGCGAGATGTTTCAGGAGCTCGACCGGAATAGAGACGGCCAGCTTGACTTCTGGGAGGTCTTGACGCTTTACTATGTGGCTCGGACGCGGACCATTGGCTGCCGCACGTGCCTCCAGCCTCTCATTGGTTTGTACTTTACGTGTGTAACGTGCTTTGAATCGCAATGTGTTGGCGACACGTTTGATCTCTGCGTCAACTGTTATATGCGGCGGAATTATAATCATCCGCATCGTGTCTTCCTGGatagttttgttttattacGATCTAAGCGTAGCCACCCTCCTATG TTTCAGATGGGATGGTGCACCGCGTTGTCAGCAATGGAAGCTGCATTTGCTGTGGGATCTTTTGCTGGCTTTTGCACTATTATGTAA
- the LOC103839201 gene encoding B3 domain-containing protein REM7-like isoform X1: METPREPHFFKPLLPGFHSGVAIPLDFYSKHIQGAEINKPWKLRSDASDQIWEVIREGRTLTKGWKEFTEAHDLRIGDIVIFKHEGDMVFHVTPFGPSCCEILWSDADDAPTFSYDYCFLAEVTPTNQKDDKMFLPVEAMRCGALNQQCKEVKLVNKEGKSWTARFGFSESDGAYYISRGWRKFCRDNRCTNGDLFVFNVVRDGTTTPLLCVCPERKECTELLIKHFSRIDGKSSHLTCLCCLHLQCYYFASALTCVLFFYR; encoded by the exons ATGGAAACTCCCCGAGAACCTCATTTCTTCAAGCCTCTTCTTCCTGGTTTTCACAGTGGCGTGGCAATACCACTTGACTTCTACTCAAAACACATACAAGGGGCTGAGATCAATAAACCATGGAAGCTAAGATCGGACGCTTCGGATCAAATTTGGGAGGTGATCCGAGAAGGCAGGACACTCACCAAAGGTTGGAAAGAGTTCACCGAAGCACATGATCTTCGAATCGGTgacattgtcatcttcaaacACGAAGGAGACATGGTCTTTCATGTGACTCCTTTTGGTCCTAGCTGTTGTGAGATTCTGTGGTCCGACGCGGATGATGCTCCTACTTTCTCATACGACTACTGCTTCTTGGCTGAGGTTACTCCTACAAATCAAAAGGACGACAAAATG TTTCTTCCTGTGGAAGCTATGAGGTGTGGTGCTTTGAACCAACAATGCAAAGAGGTCAAACTTGTCAACAAGGAGGGAAAGTCATGGACTGCGCGCTTCGGATTTAGCGAATCAGACGGCGCATATTACATCAGCAGAGGGTGGAGAAAGTTCTGTCGTGATAACAGATGCACCAACGGAGATTTGTTTGTGTTCAACGTGGTTAGAGACGGGACGACAACTCCATTACTGTGTGTATGTCCGGAAAGGAAGGAGTGTACTGAACTACTGATCAAGCACTTCAGCAGAATCGATGGTAAGTCTTCTCATTTGACTTGTTTGTGTTGTCTACATCTTCAATGTTACTACTTTGCTTCTGCTTTAACTTGTGTTCTCTTCTTCTACAGGTAG
- the LOC103839201 gene encoding B3 domain-containing protein REM9-like isoform X2 translates to METPREPHFFKPLLPGFHSGVAIPLDFYSKHIQGAEINKPWKLRSDASDQIWEVIREGRTLTKGWKEFTEAHDLRIGDIVIFKHEGDMVFHVTPFGPSCCEILWSDADDAPTFSYDYCFLAEVTPTNQKDDKMFLPVEAMRCGALNQQCKEVKLVNKEGKSWTARFGFSESDGAYYISRGWRKFCRDNRCTNGDLFVFNVVRDGTTTPLLCVCPERKECTELLIKHFSRIDGSIASTSRN, encoded by the exons ATGGAAACTCCCCGAGAACCTCATTTCTTCAAGCCTCTTCTTCCTGGTTTTCACAGTGGCGTGGCAATACCACTTGACTTCTACTCAAAACACATACAAGGGGCTGAGATCAATAAACCATGGAAGCTAAGATCGGACGCTTCGGATCAAATTTGGGAGGTGATCCGAGAAGGCAGGACACTCACCAAAGGTTGGAAAGAGTTCACCGAAGCACATGATCTTCGAATCGGTgacattgtcatcttcaaacACGAAGGAGACATGGTCTTTCATGTGACTCCTTTTGGTCCTAGCTGTTGTGAGATTCTGTGGTCCGACGCGGATGATGCTCCTACTTTCTCATACGACTACTGCTTCTTGGCTGAGGTTACTCCTACAAATCAAAAGGACGACAAAATG TTTCTTCCTGTGGAAGCTATGAGGTGTGGTGCTTTGAACCAACAATGCAAAGAGGTCAAACTTGTCAACAAGGAGGGAAAGTCATGGACTGCGCGCTTCGGATTTAGCGAATCAGACGGCGCATATTACATCAGCAGAGGGTGGAGAAAGTTCTGTCGTGATAACAGATGCACCAACGGAGATTTGTTTGTGTTCAACGTGGTTAGAGACGGGACGACAACTCCATTACTGTGTGTATGTCCGGAAAGGAAGGAGTGTACTGAACTACTGATCAAGCACTTCAGCAGAATCGATG GTAGCATTGCTTCTACCTCACGAAATTAG